The Haliaeetus albicilla chromosome 4, bHalAlb1.1, whole genome shotgun sequence genomic sequence AAGGGCGCCGAGAAGGTGAAGGCCGCGGGAGCCGCCGGGCCCTTCTCCGCCTCGGCGCCCGCCAGCGGCTTGAAGGCAGCGGCGGCGCTCTCGGGCGCCTTGAAGCGGAACTCGGGCGCCGCGAAGgccccgctgctgccgccgccgccgccggccggggcGTCGCCCGAGCCCGGGAAGCTGCCCAGGTTGGTGGGCGGCTTGAAGCTGAACCCCGCGTTACCCGCCGGggccccgctgctgctgcccgcCGCCGCGAAGGCCGGCGCCTGGCCTAGCCCGTAGGGCGGCCCAAAGGCGGCGGGAGCGAAGGGGaggccggcgccgccgccctGCCCGAAGACGGCGGCCTGCCCGAAGCGCAGCGGCGGCGGGAAAGCGGGCGGCCCGCGGAAGGGGCCCCCGCTGTTCATGGCCGCCGCCTCTCCtcggcgggcgggggcggggtcccgccggcggggcgggggcgggcccGCGCAAGCGCAGCGGGAAGGGTGGGCGGggccctgccgccgccgccatcaGCAGCATGAGCCTGGTGCTGCGGAACGCCCAGCGGGTCGTGCCGGTGCGCCGGGCCCCGCTCCGCCGCGCCGTGTGCGCCCTGCGGGCCGCCCTGGGCGCCTCCCGCTTCGACGTGGGGCTGGTCTGCGCCAGTAACGGGCTGATGCGGCGTCTCAACGGCGCATACCGGCAGCGCCCGGAGCCCACCGAcgtcctctccttccccttccaccgggtggcggcgggggagctGCCGCGGCCGAGCTGCCGCGACGAGTACAACCTGGGGGACATCTTCCTGGGGGTGGAGTACATCCACCAGCAGTGCCGCGCCACCGGGGAGGACTTCGACGGCGTCCTGGCGGTGAGCCCCGAGAGCGATCAACTCGgtgtttttaaaacttacttATTTTAACTGGTGAGCCCGGGCACTGCCTGATCTTCAGTCGTTTTACGTGCAGAGTACTGGCTCTTCCCGGCTGGTTCCGGCAGATAACCTAGTGCGGCGGGGTCAGCCCCCTGTCGGCGCCGCGGCTGTCCGCCCTACGGGAGAGC encodes the following:
- the YBEY gene encoding endoribonuclease YbeY, whose translation is MSLVLRNAQRVVPVRRAPLRRAVCALRAALGASRFDVGLVCASNGLMRRLNGAYRQRPEPTDVLSFPFHRVAAGELPRPSCRDEYNLGDIFLGVEYIHQQCRATGEDFDGVLAVTAAHGLCHLLGYQHRTEGEWRQMYQKEVEILEELNRLTGASLRPLTAGLF